A single window of Anopheles moucheti chromosome 2, idAnoMoucSN_F20_07, whole genome shotgun sequence DNA harbors:
- the LOC128304994 gene encoding SCY1-like protein 2, protein MDAINKIYSSVSQTVSTLSAVFLGNPLTKDYDIAEHIGSAGTELVWKIYTGCKRSTKETASIFVFDKKQLEMFTKDEREEICENIRRGVVQLTKIRHPQVLTVQHAMEESRDTIAFATEPVVASLANLLGNTTNVSNMGLLAEYKLSEFDTKFGIYELIKGIQFLHDEAQLVHRHICTENIIVNKQGIWKLFGFGFCWNKRVPGTPVANHYFKSRLLGNPGSKWTAPELILENSCNDSTDIYSLGILIYTIYSRENIPSPDASSDLYGYKQSVTKLSNQGPPKLTAIPESLRSEVKKMLSVNPQARPTLQSLIQISYFCDNYVQCLDNLETLFPKDNLEKSEFYKRLAHIIGDFPHRVRLYRILPLLVKEFVNCSMIPFVLTNILTITASCTRAEYMQHVSSHLRPVMLLDEPVQIMLIFFQNLDVLLKVCPSEEIRASVLPLVYKALESKSQQIQELCLSIIPAVVVHLDKSTVKSGLVPRIKTLCSGTNLVSVRVKCLLCLGQLAAKIDKWVMIDDIVSYLPSVNCREPAVIMAIVGVYKISFTTDGLGIPKDVLACKVLPHLFPMTIVNGLSLQQFNAIIALIKEFTRKIEEEQGDKLGSSKASISSSASSSSLQEKQSTSQQSDLQQSFGSLGFGGSDMYGDFMQSPSSTTNKAPQPVQQQTQQRTLTSPTQPQIPQLKPLQPQTTLNWNVPPVATTAKENSIKYNLFTQQQNTSAMQLRNKDPPLALPPPAIAMPMPVAPMASNMWMNSNGGSLATKKLELTSPTNSNPYGQLQPLIPTPSQKGQSSSKSSSSPMLSKEDIMEFLQK, encoded by the exons ATGGATGCCATAAACAAGATTTATTCGTCCGTTTCGCAAACGGTCTCCACCCTCTCGGCAGTGTTTCTGGGAAATCCGCTCACGAAGGATTATGATATCGCTGAACATATTGGTTCTGCGGGGACAG AATTGGTCTGGAAAATATATACCGGTTGCAAACGTTCGACGAAGGAAACAGCCTCAATATTTGTGTTCGATAAGAAACAGCTAGAAATGTTCACCAAAGATGAGCGAGAGGAGATCTGTGAAAACATTCGCCGTGGTGTAGTGCAACTGACGAAAATACGTCATCCGCAAGTATTAACCGTACAGCATGCGATGGAAGAAAGTCGCGATACGATCGCTTTTGCAACCGAACCCGTCGTGGCAAGCTTAGCTAACCTTCTCGGCAACACAACGAACGTGTCCAACATGGGCCTGCTGGCGGAGTACAAGCTATCAGAATTTGATACAAAATTTGGCATATATGAGCTTATCAAGGGAATTCAGTTTTTGCACGACGAGGCCCAGCTGGTACATCGCCACATCTGCACGGAAAATATCATCGTAAACAAGCAGGGCATATGGAAACTGTTcgggtttgggttttgttggaACAAACGTGTTCCTGGGACACCGGTAGCTAATCACTATTTTAAAAGCCGTCTTTTGGGGAATCCGGGCTCTAAGTGGACAGCACCCGAATTGATACTGGAAAACAGCTGCAACGATTCAACTGATATTTATTCTTTAG GTATATTAATTTATACAATCTATTCGCGAGAAAACATTCCATCTCCGGATGCATCGTCCGATCTGTACGGCTATAAACAATCGGTTACAAAGCTCAGTAACCAGGGTCCACCGAAGCTGACTGCAATCCCCGAATCGTTACGCTCGGAGGTAAAGAAAATGCTAAGCGTTAATCCTCAAGCTCGACCGACGTTACAGTCGTTAATTCAG ATTTCCTACTTTTGTGACAATTATGTGCAATGTTTAGACAATTTAGAAACGCTATTTCCTAAGGATAATTTAGAAAAGTCTGAGTTTTATAAACGACTTGCCCACATCATTGGGGATTTTCCGCACCGCGTAAGACTGTATCGCATTCTGCCGCTGCTGGTGAAGGAGTTCGTCAACTGTTCGATGATTCCGTTCGTGCTGACAAACATTCTAACCATCACGGCCAGTTGTACGCGGGCCGAGTACATGCAGCACGTTAGCTCCCATCTACGGCCGGTGATGTTGCTGGACGAACCGGTCCAAATAATGCTTATATTCTTTCAAAATCTGGACGTACTGCTCAAAGTGTGTCCATCGGAGGAGATACGGGCCAGTGTGTTGCCACTCGTCTACAAAGCGCTCGAATCAAAATCGCAACAGATCCAGGAGCTTTGTCTCTCGATTATTCcagcggtggtggtgcatTTGGATAAGAGCACGGTTAAAAGTGGGCTGGTGCCCCGCATCAAAACGCTTTGCTCCGGAACGAATTTGGTTTCGGTTCGGGTAAAATGTTTGCTGTGTCTTGGACAGCTGGCAGCTAAGATAGATAAGTGGGTGATGATAGACGATATCGTGTCGTATCTTCCGTCCGTCAACTGTCGGGAACCGGCCGTCATTATGGCCATTGTTG GTGTCTACAAAATATCATTCACAACGGATGGTCTTGGGATTCCTAAGGACGTGTTGGCCTGCAAAGTTCTCCCACATCTGTTCCCGATGACTATTGTAAATGGCCTTTCGTTGCAGCAGTTTAACGCCATCATTGCTTTGATAAAGGAATTCACACGCAAAATCGAGGAAGAACAGGGCGATAAGTTGGGCAGCAGCAAAGCGTCCATTTCTTCCAGTGCCAGTAGTTCTAGCTTGCAGGAAAAACAATCGACATCACAACAGTCCGATCTGCAGCAATCGTTTGGCAGCCTAGGGTTTGGAGGTTCCGATATGTACGGTGATTTTATGCAATCTCCATCATCGACTACCAACAAAGCGCCACAACCGgtgcagcaacaaacacaacagAGAACATTAACCTCACCTACGCAGCCACAGATCCCACAACTGAAGCCGCTTCAACCACAAAC CACTTTAAACTGGAACGTTCCACCAGTGGCAACGACGGCCAAGGAAAATAGCATCAAATACAATCTGTTCACCCAGCAGCAAAACACCTCTGCGATGCAGTTGCGCAATAAAGATCCACCGTTAGCGCTTCCACCACCGGCAATTGCGATGCCAATGCCGGTCGCACCGATGGCTTCCAACATGTGGATGAACAGCAATGGTGGATCGTTGGCCACGAAAAAGCTCGAACTAACTTCCCCAACCAATA
- the LOC128305014 gene encoding dynein regulatory complex protein 1 homolog — protein sequence MENEESVPDKKSPNPGQSSAVSKGGASPQFLSLVESALLEGRSHSIVESFVRDNRFRKKNIPLNYAEDKERIRVCLNNADKRIAELKRDGLELIEDVRVASDRHEVERRMAEADIKESLLSKIHTESVDSIAKFQTTYEKWTEIKELKDPMLMNDELQLQKNRVEELLKQKDIIIAECRKELQAADDRYARDIRKQIVDIQSLVHRADTEVEAMKSILKENLDLIQGTVEEERVILQNAANFNWNDVYAKRATNERIKVKQKKERLLANLTEIEQIELDYVETTRATRIKLDKDTQALAIELQKIKTNTTLNSEKLDYSFQVLKKREDENLMVKNAQKRRLAKLHETIFTLRNKLKDTKTTYYIETEKMAKVIEKLHHSVDHIRSKLECSKKAYDKRVRSIWNLNRDECFEIIQSISAIDKVLVEQHLNRKWTNNLGAISDLLFNYDPLCTPKVPSTAKTKRSLTNSKEEEQHDFCRLTNLLEQSRFLSDKKLEIALKDRQIDSCGMTLICMDNVLNALGIDSMDGVRHLQSTHSDVQNLNNVDEACSTSEISSTDNKEIDVNHKALTTSRDLLALKMFCEDDDEVLHSQSEIKPEPKLTLSDTRKFWGSFKNIFLPNQMKVWETMEESLSKYLQVLRERQSLDEECSFLRKQNQELQHIMQKMLIKPMNDDF from the exons ATGGAGAACGAAGAATCTGTCCCGGATAAGAAAAGTCCCAACCCGGGACAATCATCCGCAGTTTCCAAAGGAGGCGCTAGCCCACAGTTTTTAAGTTTGGTAGAATCGGCATTGCTGGAAGGACGTTCCCACAGTATCGTGGAAAGCTTCGTGCGTGATAATCGTTTTCGCAAAAAGAA CATCCCATTAAACTATGCGGAGGATAAGGAAAGGATACGCGTGTGTTTGAACAACGCGGACAAGCGGATTGCCGAGCTGAAGCGCGATGGGCTGGAACTTATCGAGGATGTGCGTGTGGCAAGCGATAGACACGAAGTGGAACGGCGAATGGCCGAAGCGGATATTAAGGAGA gTCTCCTGAGTAAAATCCATACCGAATCAGTAGATTCAATAGCCAAATTCCAAACCACATACGAAAAGTGGACCGAAATTAAAGAACTTAAAGACCCCATGCTTATGAACGATGAGCTACAACTGCAAAAGAATCGCGTGGAGGAATTGCTGAAACAGAAGGACATCATCATTGCCGAATGTCGCAAGGAGCTGCAGGCAGCGGACGATCGATACGCTAGAGATATACGCAAACAAATCGTCGATATACAGAGCCTTGTTCATCGTGCCGATACGGAGGTGGAGGCAATGAAAAGTATTCTGAAGGAAAATTTGGATCTGATTCAAGGAACAG TTGAGGAAGAACGCGTAATACTGCAGAACGCTGCGAATTTCAACTGGAATGATGTTTACGCAAAACGAGCCACCAATGAGCGCATTAAAGTAAAGCAGAAGAAGGAACGG TTGCTTGCTAACCTAACCGAAATAGAGCAAATAGAGCTGGATTATGTAGAGACAACGCGTGCTACCAGGATAAAGCTGGACAAAGACACGCAGGCACTGGCAATAGAGTTGCAGaagatcaaaacaaacaccacacTGAACTCGGAGAAGCTGGACTACAGTTTTCAGGTGTTGAAAAAACGGGAAGATGAGAACTTGATGGTAAAGAATGCACAAAAACGTCGTCTTGCTAAGCTACACGAAACCATCTTCACGCTGCGAAATAAGCTCAAAGACACGAAAACGACCTATTACATCGAgacggaaaagatggcaaaagtaattgaaaaattgcatCACAGCGTGGATCACATCAGAAGTAAACTGGAATGCTCGAAGAAAGCGTACGATAAACGG GTTCGTTCTATTTGGAACTTGAATCGTGATGaatgttttgaaattattcaaaGCATATCCGCCATTGACAAAGTACTGGTTGAACAACATTTGAACCGGAAGTGGACTAACAATTTGGGCGCCATATCGGACCTGCTCTTCAACTACGATCCTTTGTGCACGCCTAAGGTCCCCAGCACAGCCAAAA CCAAACGAAGCCTAACTAACTCGAAAGAGGAGGAGCAGCACGACTTCTGTCGTCTAACAAATTTGCTAGAGCAGTCACGATTTTTAAGCGATAAAAAGTTAGAAATAGCTTTAAAGGATAGACAGATCGATAGTTGTGGTATGACGCTGATCTGTATGGACAACGTATTGAATGCACTCGGCATTGATAGTATGGATGGTGTTCGTCACCTGCAGTCTACCCATTCGGATgtgcaaaatttaaataacgTCGACGAAGCGTGCAGTACATCTGAA ATATCTTCTACTGATAACAAGGAAATCGATGTAAATCATAAGGCTCTAACTACTTCCCGCGATCTTCTGGCTCTTAAAATGTTCTGCGAAGACGACGATGAAGT GTTACATTCTCAAAGCGAAATTAAGCCCGAACCGAAGTTAACCCTCTCCGATACACGCAAGTTTTGGGGttcttttaaaaacattttcttaCCAAATCAGATGAAAGTTTGGGAAACCATGGAAGAGAGTTTGAGCAAGTATCTTCAG GTTCTACGGGAGCGACAGTCATTGGACGAGGAGTGTAGTTTCTTGAGAAAACAGAATCAAGAACTGCAACACATTATGCAGAAAATGCTAATCAAACCGATGAACGATGATTTTTAG
- the LOC128305060 gene encoding U4/U6 small nuclear ribonucleoprotein Prp4, translated as MSDNEQSVYAKRAKTIHYGSLEESDRWHVERKDNDTDGSGKNDYSQLSTSDYMSLDEDVAKEKAALLEEFERRKKARLIHVSTDDGEVKSALRKLNEPICYFGEGPADRRLRLKELLSALGEKGLPAAKPAKEEEKPKSQQKETNESTWYHEGPESLRLARFWIANYSLARAKKRLEEASEKVRQHSATKAGRMVELQKRIQQLAPQCSQVGDTRPITGCSINEDSTLLLTCSLSSLCKVWSVPDCTLKQTLRGHKFNVSDVAFRPGVANDSKSEVAMASCSFDGSVKLWSYDSEESIADINGHVPHRVAKLAFHPSGRFLGTACYDASWRLWDLEQKQEVLHQEGHTKAVHCIAFQVDGSVCVTGGLDGFGRVWDLRTGRCIMFLEGHLSAIYGVDFSPNGYHIASGSQDNSCKIWDLRRRQMVYTIPAHTNLISDVKYQKNGGNFLVTSSYDKTAKIWSDKTWQPLKTLSGHDGRLVGVDISHDSQYIVTASYDRTFKLWAWD; from the exons ATGTCCGACAATGAACAGAGCGTGTACGCCAAGCGGGCAAAGACGATTCACTACGGTTCGCTGGAGGAGTCGGATCGTTGGCATGTGGAGCGCAAGGATAACGATACGGATGGTTCGGGAAAGAACGACTACAGTCAGCTGAGCACATCGGACTACATGAGCCTTGATGAAGATGT CGCCAAAGAGAAAGCAGCACTTCTAGAGGAATTCGAACGACGGAAAAAGGCACGCCTGATTCACGTCAGCACGGACGATGGAGAAGTGAAGAGTGCTCTGCGAAAGCTAAACGAACCAATTTGTTACTTCGGCGAAGGTCCTGCCGACAGGCGATTGAGATTGAAAGAGCTACTATCGGC ACTGGGTGAAAAAGGCTTACCAGCGGCAAAACCGGCTAAGGAGGAGGAAAAACCAAAAAGCcaacaaaaggaaacgaacGAATCTACGTGGTATCACGAAGGACCGGAAAGTTTGCGATTGGCAAGGTTTTGGATAGCGAACTATTCGTTAGCCCGTGCCAAGAAGCGGCTGGAAGAGGCAAGCGAAAAGGTGCGTCAACATTCGGCCACCAAGGCTGGACGCATGGTGGAACTGCAGAAACGAATCCAGCAACTTGCGCCACAATGCAGTCAGGTGGGCGATACACGGCCAATTACCGGCTGCAGTATAAACGAGGACTCGACTCTGTTGCTGACCTGCAGCTT GAGCTCCTTATGTAAAGTATGGTCCGTTCCTGATTGCACTCTGAAGCAGACGCTCCGTGGGCACAAGTTCAACGTAAGTGATGTGGCCTTCCGGCCGGGTGTTGCCAACGATAGTAAATCGGAAGTAGCGATGGCTTCTTGTAGCTTCGACGGATCAGTTAAACTATGGTCGTACGACAGCGAAGAATCGATTGCCGACATCAACGGACACGTGCCGCACCGGGTGGCGAAACTTGCATTCCATCCCTCTGGACGGTTTCTGGGAACGGCCTGTTATGATGCTTCCTGGAGGTTGTGGGACCTAGAACAGAAGCAGGAGGTACTGCACCAGGAAGGACACACGAAGGCCGTTCATTGTATCGCTTTTCAGGTGGACGGTAGTGTATGCGTCACGGG CGGACTGGACGGTTTTGGCAGAGTATGGGATCTTCGAACCGGCAGATGTATCATGTTTCTGGAGGGGCATCTCAGTGCTATATATGGTGTAGACTTCTCTCCCAATGGGTATCACATTGCATCCGGTAGCCAGGACAATTCGTGCAAG ATTTGGGATTTACGAAGGCGACAAATGGTGTACACAATCCCGGCGCACACTAACCTGATATCGGATGTGAAGTATCAGAAAAACGGTGGCAATTTTCTAGTAACAAGTAGTTACGATAAAACGGCAAAG ATTTGGTCGGACAAAACTTGGCAACCACTGAAAACGCTCTCCGGGCACGATGGCCGACTGGTCGGTGTGGATATTTCGCACGATTCTCAGTACATAGTGACGGCGTCATACGATCGCACCTTCAAGCTGTGGGCTTGGGACTAG
- the LOC128305005 gene encoding inactivation-no-after-potential D protein translates to MEYRHRNSGIGLFQYRIQYYRDYDEGTLQPADDSCIYLKELDHYRTKAKIPSDHAQCNRKLPLCYPVTNTQNSKIVKPEEPVPTDANKSPFHERAEMTVSALPGSVKLEGWGPEKKVVIEKTEKSSFGFSIVGGKVNVGGDVTSGLFIKSIIPNSPADKCAELKIGDRILAVNENSLENASHEKAVNYIKTANDRIVLVVQSLERNVRETNPMVLQKKVPPPVTPSKTPEVEYIQDGKPKKETVATPEDNKTLTVPKARQESTDSENSSDDEEDSRELEGKTFTKAGVEIDRASAGNTKLAEEDVEEEDDYGYTMKKIKKRYSALGEVDCCMILRDSNETCGLSLCGHRDRTRMACLIAGINPKGAAAGTSLVVGDEVLEVNGTVLHGRCHLNCSVIIKNLASPTLKFIVLRKKTSPDDLAVKPVKHFPTDFDYTDNIMEKFKDVKTITVKKGTSSLGIMIIEGKHSIAGQGIFISDIQEGSTAEKSGLKIGDMLLAVNRDSLLGCNYETAAGLLKKAEGVITLKICNPNKEKESDKKANGEAGTGPGATPNKKKPEEMATLAASRAGTPHGTKPEASPTKEVVDPLKAPINENEFTVIDILTEGKPLGIIVAGGCDSLVKSGAAVMDILPQSVVEKDNRLQLFDQIVEINGFKVNNSCTSETIKRAVKQLHPKVRLVVYRSNPPPTETVEVDLMKKPGKNLGLTFRAGNPKGIVITGLVPGGSAEFDGRIQVGDVVSHINGDSLEAGGIEQCASLVKTAQGKVGLRILRPKLKERSV, encoded by the exons ATGGAGTACAGACACCGGAACAGTGGGATAGGGTTGTTCCAGTACCGCATTCAGTATTACCGCGACTACGACGAGGGCACGCTGCAACCGGCGGACGACAGTTGCATATATTTAAAGGAACTGGACCACTATCGAACCAAAGCCAAAATACCATCGGATCACGCACAGTGCAACCGGAAGCTGCCGCTATGTTATCCGGTCACCAACACGCAAAACTCGAAAATCGTAAAGCCAGAAGAACCAGTGCCAACCGATGCCAACAAGAGTCCTTTCCACGAGAG GGCAGAGATGACTGTTAGCGCACTTCCCGGATCAGTTAAACTGGAAG GATGGGGCCCAGAGAAAAAGGTCGTCATCgagaaaacggaaaaatcgTCCTTCGGGTTTAGTATCGTTGGAGGAAAG GTCAATGTGGGTGGTGATGTTACGTCGGGATTGTTTATCAAAAGTATCATCCCGAACAGTCCGGCAGATAAGTGCGCTGAACTGAAG ATCGGAGATCGAATACTAGCTGTAAACGAGAACAGTTTGGAGAATGCTTCACACGAGAAAGCCGTCAATTACATTAAAACTGCCAACGATCGCATCGTCCTAGTGGTTCAGAGTTTGGAACGCAACGTTAGAGAA ACCAATCCAATGGTGCTCCAGAAGAAAGTTCCACCACCAGTAACTCCGTCGAAAACGCCCGAAGTGGAGTATATACAAGATGGCAAACCGAAG AAAGAAACCGTCGCAACACCGGAGGATAACAAGACACTCACGGTTCCGAAAGCTCGCCAGGAGTCTACCG ATTCGGAAAATTCATCTGACGATGAGGAAGATAGCCGCGAGTTGGAAGgtaaaacattcacaaaagcCGGCGTTGAG ATCGATCGTGCCTCTGCCGGCAACACGAAGCTTGCTGAAGAAGATGTTGAGGAGGAGGACGACTACGGCTATACGATGA AGAAGATAAAGAAGCGTTACTCCGCCTTGGGCGAAGTGGATTGCTGCATGATTTTGCGTGACAGCAATGAAACGTGTGGCCTGTCTCTGTGCGGTCACCGGGACCGTACCCGCATGGCTTGTCTTATTGCTGGCATCAATCCGAAGGGAGCAGCCGCCGGAACATCACTTGTAGTCGGAGATGAAGTGTTGGAG GTCAATGGAACCGTTCTGCACGGACGATGCCATCTGAACTGTTCGGTGATCATAAAAAATCTTGCCAGCCCAACACTTAAGTTTATTGTGCTAAG AAAAAAGACATCCCCGGATGATCTGGCAGTGAAACCGGTGAAACATTTCCCAACCGACTTCGACTATACC GATAATATCATGGAGAAATTTAAGGACGTTAAAACAATCACTGTGAAAAAG GGCACTTCCAGCTTGGGTATCATGATCATCGAAGGCAAACACTCAATCGCCGGCCAAGGAATATTCATATCTGATATTCAAGAGGGATCAACAGCGGAAAAG AGTGGACTGAAGATCGGTGATATGCTGCTGGCGGTCAATCGGGACTCGCTCCTGGGCTGCAATTACGAAACGGCAGCCGGGTTGTTGAAGAAAGCGGAAGGTGTCATCACGCTAAAGATATGCAATCCGAACAAGGAGAAGGAATCCGATAAGAAGGCCAACGGTGAAGCTGGAACAGGACCGGGAGCGACACCAAACAAGAAGAAACCGGAAGAGATGGCCACCTTGGCCGCTAGCCGTGCAGGGACACCGCATGGCACCAAACCGGAGGCATCGCCCACGAAGGAGGTCGTTGATCCGCTGAAGGCGCCGATCAATGAGAACGAATTTACGGTGATCGATATCCTGACCGAGGGTAAACCGTTGGGCATCATAGTAGCCGGTGGCTGTGATTCGTTGGTGAAG tcCGGAGCTGCCGTAATGGACATCTTGCCCCAAAGTGTGGTGGAGAAGGATAATCGATTGCAGCTATTTGACCAGATAGTGGAAATCAATGGGTTTAAGGTCAACAATAGTTGCACCAGCGAGACGATCAAGCGTGCCGTCAAACAATTACATCCAAAG GTCCGTTTGGTCGTTTACCGTTCCAATCCACCACCGACGGAGACTGTTGAGGTGGATCTGATGAAAAAACCAGGCAAAAATCTTGGACTCACGTTCCGTGCTGGCAATCCGAAAGGAATCGTCATCACTGGCTTG GTACCTGGCGGATCAGCTGAATTCGATGGCCGCATACAGGTGGGGGATGTTGTGTCGCATATCAATGGCGACAGCCTGGAGGCGGGCGGTATCGAACAGTGTGCCTCACTGGTGAAAACTGCCCAGGGCAAGGTAGGTCTGCGCATTTTGCGACCGAAGCTAAAGGAACGATCTGTTTAA